The region CGTCGAGGCGCACGTAGTCGGGCGTCACGCTGTCGGACGGGCCGACCGCGCGCGTGATGACGTTGCCGTACGGGTGGTTCTCGGCCTCTTCCGGGCTGAGGCGTCCCGCCGCGATTAGCTCCTGCACGACCGAGTGGTCGGTGGTGATCTGCACGATCGCGCCGTCTCGCACGACGTACACGCGGGAGTCGCCGATGTTGAAGGTCACCCAGTGCGCGGCTTCGCCGGCGGTGTCGAGGTAGACACCGGTCACCGTGGTGCCGGTGCCGTCGTCGGTCGTCTCGGGGTGCGCGCCGATGTCTTTGACGGCCTTCGCGAGCGCCTTCTCGATGGTCTTCGGAGTGACGGGCCCGTCGTCGACGACGCCGCGCAGCCGCGCGATCGCGCTGGCGCTGGCGATCTCGCCGCCGATGTGCCCGCCCATGCCGTCCGCGACGACGAAGAGGGGGTACGCCGTGAACAGCGCGTCCTGGTTGACCTCGCGCCGGCGCCCGGTGTGCGTGACCTCGGCCCAGGCGAGGTCGATGGCTCCGCCAGGAACTTCGAC is a window of Microbacterium terrae DNA encoding:
- a CDS encoding PP2C family protein-serine/threonine phosphatase; this encodes MPDVSTHTRRVEVPGGAIDLAWAEVTHTGRRREVNQDALFTAYPLFVVADGMGGHIGGEIASASAIARLRGVVDDGPVTPKTIEKALAKAVKDIGAHPETTDDGTGTTVTGVYLDTAGEAAHWVTFNIGDSRVYVVRDGAIVQITTDHSVVQELIAAGRLSPEEAENHPYGNVITRAVGPSDSVTPDYVRLDVVAGDRFVICSDGLTKELTDYGIRHFLDENADPADAVNAMLDAALENGGRDNISIIVLDVADPSAVAAGSGDEVDDDTAEIPTVGAGTAAVGDDEDADADTGDADDDDETSESVSAAEPGDDDESAAGTDSSTAGR